The following DNA comes from Methanothermus fervidus DSM 2088.
AGAAATTAGGGAAAAACCTGTAGTTTATAGGTCTGCTATTGCATCAGGAGAAATATTTTTAAAAGAAAAAACAATCAAGGCAATAAAAAATAATAAAATTAAAAAAGGAGATGTATTGACAACTGCACAAATTGCAGCTATAAACGCTGTTAAAAATACTCCATCAATAATACCACTTTGTCATCCAATTCAAATCACTGGCGTTGACTTAGATTTTGAAATAAAAAAAGATAAAATAAAAGTTAATGTTAAGGTCACATCAGAAGGAAAAACTGGCGTTGAAATGGAAGCACTCACTGGAGTTAGTGCTGCACTTCTAACTATTTGGGACATGGTAAAAAGTGTGGAAAAAGATGAAAAAGGTCAATACCCAACTACAAAAATATCCAATATAAAGGTGGTTGAAAAAAGAAAGGAGAAAAAGTGATGAAAAATATCTTAAAAATTCTAAAAAATTGTTACCCTTATTTAAAAGATTTTAACCCAGCGCAAAAAGCTGCACTAAAGAGTGGTTTTCTTGAAAAAGATAAAAACTATGTAATTGCGATGCCAACAGCTAGTGGAAAAACATTGCTTGGTATCTTAGCAGCTTTAAAAGTTATAAATAATGGTGGAAAAGTAATTTATCTTGTACCTCTTATTTCACTACAAAACGAAAAATTACAAGAATTCAAAAAACTTGAAAATCATGCTAAAATTAAAATAGGTCGAGATCCTAGATATTCTGATTTGTCTGTCATGATATATGAATCATTTGACATTTTAACACGTACATATCCAGAAATTTTAAGTGATGTAGATTTGTTGGTTGTGGATGAATTTCACATGCTTGGTGATTATTCAAGAGGACCCATACTTGAATGTGCTATCACAAAAGCAAAAAAATTGAATCCAGGAATAAGAATTATTGCCTTATCAGCCACTCTTAAAAACATGCATGAAATTGCTAAATGGTTAGATGCAGAAGTGTTTGAACATGATTATAGACCAGTTCCTTTGCATAAAGATGTGTTAGTGGTAGAGAATCACAATGTTAGAAATAAAAACGATCTAGTTTTTAAGCTACTTAAAAAAAGTAGACAAATGCTAGTTTTTGTTTCAACAAGAAGATTTACAGAATCATTGGCAAATTATGTAGCTAAAAAATTGCAAAATAGGGAAAAGTTTGAAAAAATTGCCAAAAAAATTTTAGAAGTCCCAAAGAGTAAAGGTTCACCGCCAACACCTACATGTAAAAAACTTGCGAAATGTGTAAAAAAAGGAGTGGCTTTCCACCATGCTGGATTGTTTAATGAGCAAAGATCAATCATAGAAGAAGAATTTAAAAAAGGTAACCTTTTAATGATCACTGCAACACCAACATTAATGTATGGTGTTAATCTTCCATCACAAGTTGTAGTTATAAGAGATTATAAACGTTGGACACCAACAGGTATTCAAAACATTCCTATATTTGATTATGAACAAATGTCAGGAAGGGCTGGAAGACCTCAATATGATAAAAAAGGATATTCTTATTTAATAGCTAAAACTAATGAGGAAGCAGAAAAACTTTATGAATATTATATAGAGGGAGATATAGAAGAAACAAGGTCTCAATTACTTGATAATAAAGATTCTCTTTGTAAACAAATAATAGGTCAAATTGCTTCTGGATGCAGGGATATAAATGATATCATAGAATTTTTCTCAGATACATTTTGTGGATATCAAATCAAAAAATTTAGTTATGATGCTTTAGAATATGAAATTGAAGATGCTTTAGATTTTCTATTAGATTCAGATCTAATAAAAATGACATCTGCTGGATTCAAAATTACAAAATTAGGAGAATTAGCTTCAAAATCTAATTATTCTGTGGAAACCGTTGTAAAATTGAAGGAATTTGTAGAAAATACAGCAGATCTAAATATAAATAACTTGATTTATGAATTATCACAAACTCCTGACTTACCATTAATATCCTTTAAGAATTATAACTATAAAGACCGTGTAAAGGAAAAATTATTAGAAAATGAAATATTTGTTTGGGATGTAGGAAATAGAGAAGCCACTGCAGCTTCTCTAATTGAATGGGTGAATGAAAAAACTGAATATGAAATTGAAAACTTTTTTGGTGTTTATGGAGGATCTGTACGCAGGGCTGCATATGAAGCTTCAAAACTTTCCAAATTTCTTAAAGATATTTGTGAAGCGATAAATATATACAAATATTCTCATGATCTAGAAAAATATTCGGCAAGGCTTTATTATGGCGTAAAAGAGGATATTTTACATTTAGTAGTTAGAGTTAAAGGGTTAGGTAGAAGAAGGGCAAGAAAAATTTTCAACATGTTTGGCGATGATATTGCATCAGTCAGTGAAAAAGAACTTCAAAAAGTTGAAGGAATTGGTCCTAAATTAGCCTCTGCAATAAAAAAGGCATTCAGGTGATAATCTGTTAAATATTAACTTTTCAGAAAAAATATCAAAAAGAAAATTATTACACATCCTAAAAAAAGCTTCAAGGAAAGTCAGTGTAAATGATCTCATGAATGCGAGTGTTTTTTTAAATGAAGAAATTAAGTATATGCACAAGCAAGAAAAAAAGGAATATATAAGGAGATTTATGCATGCTTTTTTCATGAGATTAAATGAATTGAAAAACGATAAAAAAAGATATGAGGGGTCTGTAGATATTAAAAAACTAAAAGAGCTCGTTGATTTTATGGAAAATAAAATAAAAAATTCTAAATCTGAAAAAGAACGTAGTTTTTATAAAATAGCGGCTATTGTTTCTATTTATGCTACATTTGTCAAAGAGGTGCCAATACATCCTCTAAGTACAAAGTTTCCTGGCAACTTAAAGATAAGATATAGGAAAGGTAAATATCTTTGTCCTGTAAAGGATAAACAAAAAGAAAGCCCTGAAGCATTGTGTAAATTTTGCGTTGCTGTACAGGATGAAAGTGTACTGTAAATATTGTTTTTAACCTCCACCATCACATACTTCTGAACTAACATCTACTTCTTCTAGTTCTTCACGCATTTTCTTCAATTTTTTAATTTGTTCTTTTATTTCTGGTTTAACTTTTCTTTTCTCTTCGTATTCTTCTTTTCCAATGACTTCAAGATATTTACTATTATACCAAAGGTCATTCTTATCTAATTTTACCCATCCTACATTATTTTCAACTTTTATTGCTGATACTTCACCAGTGGTCCCAGTGCCTGTATATCTGACTATTGAACCAATTGTTATTGTTTTACCTTTTTTGTCAACAACTTCCATCCTTCCACTCCTATTCTGTTTTTTCTAAAGTTACCTTTTTAGCCTCTTCTTTTTCTTCTACCTCTAATTCCTTAGGTTTAACTCCTAAAATAACATAATCACCTATTGTGTTTACATCTTCTATTTTAACTGGGAAAGTCTTAGGTTTAAATGATAAACCGGCTTTAGAAACAATTAAATAATCAATAGTCCCTGTAGAAGTGTCTATTTCTATATCTGCTATTTTTCCAACTTCGTTAGCATCTTTATCAATAACTTTTTTACCTAAAAGTTCGCTTGCTCTCATCTTCCCACCTCCCAGTTTAATTATATGTGTAATTTAACCATATATAATGCATGATGATAAAGAAAGCATGTCGCTACATAATAAAGCAAGTAAAGGAAGGAAAAGTTAAAAATAAAGATGAATTGGAAATTGTTAAGCGTAAAGCATGCAAAAAATTTGGCATAAAAAAATTTGTTAGCAATTCTGAAATTTTAAAATATGCTACCCAAGAAGAGAAAGAAATAATTGCTCCCATCATACGTAAGAAACCAGTTAGGACAATATCCGGTGTTGCAGTTGTAGCAGTAATGTGTCACCCAACACCTTGCCCACATGGAAAATGCCTATACTGTCCACAAAGTACTAAAGCTCCACCAAGTTATACTGGAGAAGAACCTGCTGCTCTCAGGGCACGTAGACATAAGTATGATCCATATAGACAAGTCAAAGATAGATTAGATCAATTAAAGAGCATAGGACATCCGATTGATAAAGTAGAATTAATAATTATGGGTGGAACCTTTCCAGCCCATGATTTATGTTATCAAGAGTGGTTTGTATCACGGTGTTTACAAGCAATGAATGAATTTGGATCTAAAAAAGAGAAAAAAGAATTTCAATATTTAGAAGACATTCAAAAAATTAATGAAAAATCAAAGGTTAGATGTGTAGGAATGACTGTTGAAACTAGACCAGATTACTCCAAAGAGGAAGATGTAGACAGAATGTTGTCATTTGGGGTAACTAGGGTAGAATTGGGAGTACAGACAATATACAATTATATATATCATAGAGTTAAAAGAGGACATGACATTAAAGATGTTATAGAAGCAAATAGGATTTTAAGAGATTCTGGATTAAAAGTGGGAATGCATATAATGCCTGGGTTATTTGCAGATGAAGAAAAAGATTTAAGAATATTTAAAAGATTATTTTCTGATCCTTCTTTTAGACCAGATATGTTGAAGATATATCCATGTTTAGTAACAAAAGAAAGTGAATTATATGAGTTATGGAAGAGAGGAGAGTATAGACCATATAATACAGAAGAAGCTGTCGAATTGATTGTAAAAATAAAAAAATTACTACCAAAATGGGTTAGAACGATGCGAATACAACGTGACATACCTTCACCATTAATTGTAGACGGTGTTAAAAAATCAAATTTAGGAGAGTTAGTTTACAGAAAATTAAAAGAAGAAGGTGTCAGATGCAAATGTATTAGATGTCGTGAAATAGGTCATAGAATGAAGGAAGGTGTCATGCCAGAGGAGGACAATATAAAAATTTTCAAAGAAGAATATAAAGCTGCAGATGGCAAAGAAATATTTATTTCTCATGAGGATAAAGAAAATGACGTATTAGTTGGATTTTTACGTTTAAGAATTCCTTCCAAAAAAGCCCATCGGAAGGAAATAGATGAAAACACGGCTATAGTCCGTGAATTGCATGTTTATGGACCTATGGTCCCTATTGGTAAAAAATCGAAAATGATTGGACAACATAGAGGTTATGGAGAAGAATTACTTAAATTTGCTGAAAATATAGCATTAAAAC
Coding sequences within:
- a CDS encoding GTP cyclohydrolase subunit MoaC (COGs: COG0315 Molybdenum cofactor biosynthesis enzyme~InterPro IPR002820~KEGG: mth:MTH809 putative molybdenum cofactor biosynthesis protein C~PFAM: molybdopterin cofactor biosynthesis MoaC region~SPTR: O26900 Probable molybdenum cofactor biosynthesis protein C~TIGRFAM: molybdenum cofactor biosynthesis protein C~PFAM: MoaC family~TIGRFAM: molybdenum cofactor biosynthesis protein MoaC), coding for MKKVQMVEIREKPVVYRSAIASGEIFLKEKTIKAIKNNKIKKGDVLTTAQIAAINAVKNTPSIIPLCHPIQITGVDLDFEIKKDKIKVNVKVTSEGKTGVEMEALTGVSAALLTIWDMVKSVEKDEKGQYPTTKISNIKVVEKRKEKK
- a CDS encoding DEAD/DEAH box helicase domain protein (COGs: COG1204 Superfamily II helicase~InterPro IPR010994: IPR014021: IPR001650: IPR011545: IPR 000445: IPR014001: IPR003583~KEGG: mth:MTH810 DNA helicase related protein~PFAM: DEAD/DEAH box helicase domain protein; helicase domain protein; helix-hairpin-helix motif~SMART: DEAD-like helicase ; helicase domain protein; Helix-hairpin-helix DNA-binding class 1~SPTR: O26901 Putative ski2-type helicase~PFAM: Helicase conserved C-terminal domain; DEAD/DEAH box helicase), which gives rise to MKNILKILKNCYPYLKDFNPAQKAALKSGFLEKDKNYVIAMPTASGKTLLGILAALKVINNGGKVIYLVPLISLQNEKLQEFKKLENHAKIKIGRDPRYSDLSVMIYESFDILTRTYPEILSDVDLLVVDEFHMLGDYSRGPILECAITKAKKLNPGIRIIALSATLKNMHEIAKWLDAEVFEHDYRPVPLHKDVLVVENHNVRNKNDLVFKLLKKSRQMLVFVSTRRFTESLANYVAKKLQNREKFEKIAKKILEVPKSKGSPPTPTCKKLAKCVKKGVAFHHAGLFNEQRSIIEEEFKKGNLLMITATPTLMYGVNLPSQVVVIRDYKRWTPTGIQNIPIFDYEQMSGRAGRPQYDKKGYSYLIAKTNEEAEKLYEYYIEGDIEETRSQLLDNKDSLCKQIIGQIASGCRDINDIIEFFSDTFCGYQIKKFSYDALEYEIEDALDFLLDSDLIKMTSAGFKITKLGELASKSNYSVETVVKLKEFVENTADLNINNLIYELSQTPDLPLISFKNYNYKDRVKEKLLENEIFVWDVGNREATAASLIEWVNEKTEYEIENFFGVYGGSVRRAAYEASKLSKFLKDICEAINIYKYSHDLEKYSARLYYGVKEDILHLVVRVKGLGRRRARKIFNMFGDDIASVSEKELQKVEGIGPKLASAIKKAFR
- a CDS encoding Protein of unknown function DUF2115 (COGs: COG4066 conserved hypothetical protein~InterPro IPR019215~KEGG: mth:MTH812 hypothetical protein~PFAM: Protein of unknown function DUF2115~SPTR: O26903 UPF0305 protein MTH_812~PFAM: Uncharacterized protein conserved in archaea (DUF2115)), which produces MLNINFSEKISKRKLLHILKKASRKVSVNDLMNASVFLNEEIKYMHKQEKKEYIRRFMHAFFMRLNELKNDKKRYEGSVDIKKLKELVDFMENKIKNSKSEKERSFYKIAAIVSIYATFVKEVPIHPLSTKFPGNLKIRYRKGKYLCPVKDKQKESPEALCKFCVAVQDESVL
- a CDS encoding Protein of unknown function DUF2098 (COGs: COG4014 conserved hypothetical protein~InterPro IPR017099: IPR019209~KEGG: mth:MTH814 hypothetical protein~PFAM: Protein of unknown function DUF2098~SPTR: O26905 Conserved protein~PFAM: Uncharacterized protein conserved in archaea (DUF2098)) yields the protein MEVVDKKGKTITIGSIVRYTGTGTTGEVSAIKVENNVGWVKLDKNDLWYNSKYLEVIGKEEYEEKRKVKPEIKEQIKKLKKMREELEEVDVSSEVCDGGG
- a CDS encoding PRC-barrel domain protein (InterPro IPR011033: IPR007903~KEGG: mth:MTH815 hypothetical protein~PFAM: PRC-barrel domain protein~SPTR: O26906 Putative uncharacterized protein~PFAM: PRC-barrel domain), with the protein product MRASELLGKKVIDKDANEVGKIADIEIDTSTGTIDYLIVSKAGLSFKPKTFPVKIEDVNTIGDYVILGVKPKELEVEEKEEAKKVTLEKTE
- a CDS encoding histone acetyltransferase, ELP3 family (COGs: COG1243 Histone acetyltransferase~InterPro IPR005910: IPR013785: IPR016181: IPR007197: IPR 000182: IPR006638~KEGG: mth:MTH817 hypothetical protein~PFAM: Radical SAM domain protein; GCN5-related N-acetyltransferase~PRIAM: Histone acetyltransferase~SMART: Elongator protein 3/MiaB/NifB~SPTR: O26908 Conserved protein~TIGRFAM: histone acetyltransferase, ELP3 family~PFAM: Acetyltransferase (GNAT) family; Radical SAM superfamily~TIGRFAM: histone acetyltransferase, ELP3 family); this encodes MMIKKACRYIIKQVKEGKVKNKDELEIVKRKACKKFGIKKFVSNSEILKYATQEEKEIIAPIIRKKPVRTISGVAVVAVMCHPTPCPHGKCLYCPQSTKAPPSYTGEEPAALRARRHKYDPYRQVKDRLDQLKSIGHPIDKVELIIMGGTFPAHDLCYQEWFVSRCLQAMNEFGSKKEKKEFQYLEDIQKINEKSKVRCVGMTVETRPDYSKEEDVDRMLSFGVTRVELGVQTIYNYIYHRVKRGHDIKDVIEANRILRDSGLKVGMHIMPGLFADEEKDLRIFKRLFSDPSFRPDMLKIYPCLVTKESELYELWKRGEYRPYNTEEAVELIVKIKKLLPKWVRTMRIQRDIPSPLIVDGVKKSNLGELVYRKLKEEGVRCKCIRCREIGHRMKEGVMPEEDNIKIFKEEYKAADGKEIFISHEDKENDVLVGFLRLRIPSKKAHRKEIDENTAIVRELHVYGPMVPIGKKSKMIGQHRGYGEELLKFAENIALKRGKNKIVITSGIGVRDYYRNFGYKREGPYMAKILDQ